TGCTAGCAACCAGACAGAGGTCGAATTTTCTTCTGTAAAGGATGAATTTACAATTGCAGATGAAATTGCAGGTAAACATAAACCCCTCTTTCTTGTCGCCTGTCTTGGcatattttaatttgtaattttcattaattttattgTAATGACAGGAAAGTGAGCATTGTCTAGTTACTGCCTTATCGGTTCTGATTACTGCTTTGTACGTAACCACTGAAATGGGGCTTTATCTGGTTTTTTTATCATCAAGAATTTTAGAAGTAGGGTTTTTTTGGTGAACTTCTGAAACTAGTGTGTTTATTTAAAGAAACTTTATTTTAGAAGTAATACATATTCCACGTTATGTCCCACATATCAGAGTTTCGCAGTAGGTACAGAAGAGAATCATAAATGAGATAGTTCAGTGCACTGCGTGCATTGGAATACTGATGTACCCAAAGGGATGTGATTTTTGTTGAATATTGTATTATATCATTGAGTGGTAGGTGGGGAAGaaattgtatgtatttatttcttgtgtttttttttcttttagggcAAAATGCAGCTCAGATGGGGACTGGAAGTTATTATAGCCATAGCCAGAGTTTTTATAGCCAGCACATGACCCCAAATCCTAAACCAACAAATAAGTTTTTCCAGTGCAAATTCTGTGTGCGTTACTTCAGATCCAAAAACCTTCTCATAGAACATACCCGAAAAGTGCATGGCACACAAGCTGGAGGGAGCTCGGTGGGGCCGCCTGCTGCTGGATCCTTAAATTACAACATCATGATGCATGAAGGGTTTGGCAAAGTTTTCTCTTGCCAGTTCTGCACCTATAAATCGCCAAGGCGTGCAAGGATTATTAAGCACCAGAAAATGTATCACAAAAATAATCTAAAGGAGAGTTCAactccccctgctgctgcagctgccatATCTGAATCAGCATCTGCATCCGTGCCGGTGCAGGAATCCTGCAAGGAGCTGCCTGCTGAGGTAGTAGAGCGTAGCATCTTGGAATCCATGGTCAAGCCTTTAACAAAGTCCAGGGGCAATTTTTGCTGCGAATGGTGTAGCTATCAGACCCCTCGAAGGGAACGCTGGTGTGACCACATGATGAAGAAGCATCGCAGCATGGTAAAAATACTGTCAAGCCTGAGACAGCAACAGGATGGAACCGGATTGCCTGATGTGCAGAACAAGAGTGCGCCGAACTCCGCCCCAAACTCCAACTATATCTCTATGAATGCTACAGGACGTGAGATGCCGAATGCCAATGTCTCAAACTTCAGAGGCTCTATGAGTAACTCCCTTATCAGACCCAATTCTTCTACATCTTCAAAGTTTTCTTCTGTGTCTTATCCTCAAATGAAGCCTAAGTCACCTCATAACTCTGGTATGGTTAATTTGTCTGACAGATCCCGCTATGGAATAGCTGACATGACAAATTCTTCTGCTGACCTGGAAACTAATAGTATGCTAAATGACTCTAGCTCTGATGAAGAGCTAAATGAAATAGACAGTGAGAACGGCTTGAACTCCATGGATCACCAGACCTCAGGAATGTCTGCAGAGCAGCTGATGGGATCTGATGGTAACAAATTATTGGAAACAAAGGGGATACCCTTTAGAAGATACATGAACAGGTTCCAGTGTCCTTTTTGCCCTTTCCTCACTATGCACCGCCGAAGCATCTCCCGCCATATTGAGAACATCCACTTGTCTGGGAAGACGGCTGTATACAAGTGCGATGAATGTCCTTTCACTTGTAAGAGTTCATTAAAACTTGGAGCTCATAAACAATGTCATACAGGTACAACATCAGATTGGGATGCTGTGAATTCCCAGAGTGAAAGCATAGCCTCCTCTCTGAATGAAAGCACAGTGTCTTATGAAAGTGGAAATATAAATGGCAGGAAGTCAGGTGGAATGATGGAATCcgtgcagcagcaacagcagcagtcaCCTCAACCCCACTCGCAGCACCCCTACAAATGCACGCTGTGCAACTACTCCACAACTACTTTGAAAGGTCTCCGAGTTCATCAACAACACAAGCATTCTTTTTGCGATAACTTGCCAAAATACGAGGGACCGTCATCCAATGCTCCACAGGAGAGTGAGGTGGATGCCCATGCTGCCTCCAGCACTGTGAAGAAAAGCCAGACCTCAATTCTTGGGTTATCATCTAAAAATAACTTTGTAGCTAAGGCCTCTCGAAAACTGACAAATGACTTTCCCCTCGATCTATCACCGGTGAAGAAGCGAACTAGAATTGATGAAATAGCTAGCAACTTACAGAGCAAAATCAACCAAAACAAGCAACAAGAAGATGCAGTGATTAATGTAGAGGATgacgaagaggaggaggaagacaatgAAGTGGAGATAGAAGTAGAATTGGACAAGGAAGAAGAACAAACAGAGCCATTGATGGAGGTGTCTAGTTCCTATGCACCCCAGCAAATGTGGGGAAGAGATACTAATGATTCTCAGAAGGAGACTAATTTCAGGAACATGCCACATGATTATAATTCCACCAATGGGGCAGAAATTGAGCTAACTTTATCTGAAGATGAGGAAGATTATTACTGCTCTTCTGTCAACATGAAGGATCATCAAGGGCCTAATGCATCTCTTTTGGGCAGCCAGTCGAGTATGTATGGATCTGATCAAAACAGTGAAAATGCAGAGTTTAATGATTCTGGAAGGCTTTATTATTGCAAACACTGTGACTTTAGCAACAAATCTGCCAGGAGTGTTAGCACCCACTACCAACGGATGCACCCTTACATTAAGTTCAGCTTTAGGTATATCTTGGACCCTAATGATCACAGTGCTGTGTACAGATGCCTTGAATGTTACATTGACTACACCAACTTTGAAGACCTGCAGCAGCATTATGGTGAGCATCATCCTGAAGCTATGAATGTACTCAACTTTGATCATTCCGATCTGATCTACCGCTGCCGCTTTTGCTCTTACACTAGCCCGAATGTTAGAAGCTTGATGCCGCACTACCAAAGAATGCACCCAACTGTTAAAATTAACAATGCAATGATATTTTCAAGCTACGTAGTCGAGCAGCAAGAAGGGTTAAATGCAGAGTCACAAACGCTGAGAGAGATCTTGAATTCTGCTCCCAAGACCATGGCAACTTCCACCCCAGTGGCCCGCGGGGCTGGCGTGCCTGCTACATTTAACAAAAATGCTTCGAAGAGTTTTAGTCCAGAATGTGAAAATCAGAAAGAGCCTTCAGTTAATAGCGTTGTGGTGTATGACTGCGATGTGTGTTCGTTTGCAAGTCCTAACATGCATTCTGTTCTGGTGCATTATCAGAAAAAACACCCTGAAGAAAAGGCTTCATATTTCAGGATTCAGAAGACCATGCGGGTGGTGTCTGTCGACAGGGGTTCTGCCTTGGCTCAACTGTCCTTTGAGCTGGGAACTCCCATCTCCCCAAAACTGTCCAACATGGCTTCGCAGccaccacctccccccccaccaccaccagaccTCACCACTGAACTCTACTACTGCAAGCACTGTTCATATAGCAACCGCTCGGTGGTGGGAGTGCTCGTCCACTATCAGAAAAGGCATCCAGAAATAAAGGTCACTGCGAAATACATTAGGCAgaccccccccacagcagcaatGATGAGGGGTGGTGAAATGCCACCTGGCATTCAGAGGCCACCAGCATCTATGCAGCTGAACAGGGGCAGCTCTGAGAGCTCTGTGGCTCCCCTGGAGAATGAAATGTTCTTCTGTCAGCATTGTGATTATGGAAATCGGACCGTTAAAGGCGTGCTCATTCATTATCAAAAGAAGCATCGTGACTTCAAAGCCAACGCAGATGTGATCAGGCAGCACACGGCCACAATTAGGAGCCTTTGCGATCGTGGCCAGAAAAAATTgtccagcagcatgcctgcgCCCACTTCCAATGCAGAGCGGGACAAGGCTAAACTAAGAGCTCTCAAATGCCGGCAGTGTTCCTACACGTCGCCTTATTTTTACGCACTGAGGAAGCATATTAAGAAAGACCACCCAAGCCTGAAGGCCACAGTTACATCCATTTTACGATGGGCATTTTTGGATGGCTTAATAGAAGCTGGTTATCACTGTGAATGGTGTATTTATTCACATACAGAGCCTAGCGGTTTGCTCGTGCATTACCAAAGGAGACATCCTGAGCATTATGTTGACTATACATACATGGCCACTAAACTCTGGGCAGGTCCAGAtccttcccctccagccctaGTGATGCAATCAGAGGCAAAAACCTATAAATGCAGAGACTGCATTTTTGAAGCATCTTCCATTTGGGATATTACGAATCACTATCAGGCTTTTCATCCTTGGGCCATGAATGGGGATGAATCTGTGTTGCTGGATATCATCAAGGAGAAAGATGCTGCTGAGAAAGCTGGGACCCAGTCCGATGAAGTCGGGACCAGGGTTAATTCTGAAGAGCAGATAACCACATCACAGATGGAACAGGATGTCGATTGTGCAGAAGATTCCAGCCTTCCCCAGGAAAAAAATGTCCAGCTGGCCTCTGCAAACCCTGCAATATCCTCCACGCCGTATCAGTGCACGGTGTGTCAGTCTGAATACAACAACTTGCACGGCCTCCTGACGCATTATGGCAAAAAACATCCTGGCATGAAAGTTaaagctgcagattttgcacAGGACATAGACATTAACCCAGGAGCCGTGTACAAGTGCAGGCATTGCCCATACATTAATACACGCATCCACGGTGTCCTTACACACTACCAGAAACGGCATCCGTCAATAAAGGTCACCGCTGAGGATTTTGTGCATGACGTGGAGCAGTCTAATGACATGGCCCAGAATGATGTGGAAGAAACGAGTAGGATTTTCAAGCAAGGGTATGGTGCTTACAGATGCAAATTATGCCCTTATACCCATGGCACTTTGGAAAAGCTTAAAATTCACTATGAAAAATACCACAACCAACCTGAATTTGACGTGTTTGCGCAGTCACCGCCGAAGGTGTCTGCATCCATGGAGCTGGAGGGTACCCCCGAAATAAAGGCTTCTCCGGAAATTGCTGCTGAGGACATCGGAGAAGTCACCGTGCCAGCTTCTCATTTCTCCAGCTCTCATCTCGTGTCTCACACGGTGTTCCGCTGCCAGCTGTGCAAATATTTCTGCTCCACCCGGAAGGGGATAGCCAGGCACTACCGCATCAAACACAACAATGTCCGGGCGCAGCCCGAAGGCAAAAACAACCTCTTCAAATGCGCTTTGTGTTCCTACACAAACCCCATCCGCAAAGGGCTTGCAGCACACTACCAGAAACGGCACGACATTGACGCTTATTACACTCATTGTCTGGCAGCCTCCAGGACGGTAAGTGACAAGCCCAGTAAAGTGATCATTCCGTCTCCTCCCAAAGACACCTCTCCTCAATTGAGCGAGGAGCTGAGGAGGGCAGTGGAAAAGAAAAAGTGCTCGCTTTGTTCCTTCCAGTCCTTTAGCAAAAAGGGCATTGTGTCCCACTACATGAAGCGTCACCCTGGTGTTTTCCCTAAGAAGCAGCATGCGAGCAAACTGGGGGGCTACTTTACCGCTGTGTATGCTGATGAGCATGAAAAGCAGACTCTAGGAGAGGAGAGAAATGATTTTGAAAAGCCTGAGGTGGAGAATGAGGCTCAGGAAATCGAGTGGCTTCCTTTCAGGTGCATAAAATGTTTCAAACTGTCCTTCAGCACAGCCGAGCTGCTGTGTATGCATTACACTGACCACCACAGCAAGGATTTGAAGAGAGACTTTACCATACTGGGATGTGGCACCCGTTCTCAGAGCTCTGCCTACCAGTGCAAGCACTGTGATAGTAAACTGCATAGCATGGCAGAACTGACCTCACACTTGAACAGTCACAATGAGGAATTCCAGAAGCGTGCCAAACGTCAAGAGAGGAGGAAACAGCTTTTGAGCAAGCAGAAATATGCAGATGGTGCTTTTGCAGATTTCAAACAAGAGAGGgtaagagagtgtgtgtgtgttctctcaacacccccccccacccctccctggctGCTTATTATTAGTGTCCACATGCATGTGCTCTTTGGCAGCCAAACAGCTACAGGCAAGCAAGTGACTTAGTGTGCCGCTGAGTTCTATAAATCAATGGAACGTTCTAGCTCGATTACACACCCGCCGCCCTTCTGTATCCCTTTCTAGAGCTTCCTAGGGGATTTctgtttcctcctctcctcctggGAGTAGTCTCCTTATCTGGCACTTAATTATGTGACTTTCTATTACAAGGCCCCTGGCCTCTGTCTTTTTCCCAATCCCCCCAGTCATCATCCCTTGTAATAACACCAATTTCTTTCTCAGGAATAGCCTACTCAATAAGGCTCGGTGTCAGCATAATGTGGGTAATATAGTTGACAAGGGGCCTCAACCAAAGCCTATTAATATCAATGGGCATCTCTCTAGTGACttcaggctttggatcaggccccatatgaactttggaccaaattttgttctgtttcactggtgtaaatctggagtaactactTACCATTATGAAGGAGTGACTCATAGTTTGTATTGGAGTCACCCAATGGCATAATTTGGCcttgtaattaaaaattaataaagctCTGTCATTAGGCAGAAATTCAGAGTTCATACTATGCAAATGTTTTACCTGCATATTTTAAAGGCATTAACAAGGGGTAATTGAAAACTTGAGAGGAGATTTTGCAAAGCAGCCTAAGGGATTTAAACACATATTATCCATCTATGTTAATGGATGTGTAtgtatcatagaatcttagaatatcagggttggaagggacctcaggaggtatctagtccaaccccctgctcaaagcaggaccaattcccaactaaatcatcccagccagagctttgtcaagcggggcatttaaaaacctctaaggaaggggattccaccacctccctaggtaacccattccagtgcttcaccaccccgcctagtgaaaaagtttttcctaatatccaacctagacctcccccactgcaacttgagaccattgctccttattctgtcatctgctaccactgagaacagtctagatccatcctctttcaggtagttgaaagcagctatcaaatcccccctcattcttctcttctgctgactaaacaatcccagttccctcagcctctcctcataagtcatgtgctccagacccctaatcatttttgttgccctcccctggactctttccaatttttccacatccttcttgtagtgtggggcccaaaactggatacagtactccagatgagcctCACTGGTGCCGAAtcgaggggaatgatcacgtccctcgatctgctggcaatgcccctacttatacagcccaaaatgccattagccttcttggcaacaaggctaAGTCATTTAGGCTACTTTGCAAAATCTGTACCTCTGTTCTTAAAGTGCCAAGGGAGCgggctttttcttttctatttgaacaaacaaaaatggcTTGCCTAatggtttttggttttaaaatccaTGCTGTTGCAAGATATGtttgtaatctctctctctttctctctctcttttttggttaAGTTAGTTCTGGAAGCAAATTTCAGTGTATATGTTGATTATACTGATGTGTTCCAACAGACGTTCGGTCACTTGGAAGATGTATCAAAATTTAAGGAGAGAAAAGTTGTTGGatacaaatgtaaattttgcGTGGAAGTTCATCCCACCCTTCGAGCCATCTGTAATCACCTTCGCAAGCATGTTCAGTATGGGAATGTCTCTTCTGTGACAGCTACCGTAAAGGTGAGAATTATAAGAACTGGCCATGTGTTTGTTTGAGATTAAGGCCTGATCAAAAAGCTCACTGAAGCCGGTGGGCAGACTTTCTCATTAAATTCAATTTGATTTACTAAGACCATCATCCAGATCTAATGAACAGTTTTCTGTGTTGTCTCTCGATTATTTTAATGCTAGATTTTTCAGATGTTAGTTGCAACTTTCTTCTACCTTTGATTCAGGACATGAAGACTATTTTTTACCACTGAGTATATCCCATTTCTCTTGCATAAAGGAATTTGTCTTGTCCATGGTAGAAAGCGTAGGCCTCTGAGCAGGAAGCTCTTGTCCAGCTATTCTGGGCTACTTTTTTACTGTCTTTGCCTCTGaaggcaaaattttcagaagaggAAACCTGAAGTGTGTACACACAAATGTACATGAAATTGTGTGTTATGTGCTTTCATGCATAGTTACAATGACATAAGCAAACTGGGTATTTGTATCTGCAAACAGCCATTCAGATGGCTAACTAGTCATTTACCTGAACCATTGGCCCAACTAGGGCTAATTGTaaattcactttatttttcatgTGCAAATGGACTTTTGCTTCTAGGAAATCTGGTGTGCAGGGGAGGACTGGGGGTTACTACCTCACAGCCGATTCTTCAGGATATCAACTGGGAAGTGTGCATGCAATCATGCTGCAGGAGCTGTGAACACATTCCTTTTGCTGCAGTGAGAATTCAGAGTGGGTTGAGTAGCAGAGCTGACCCCACAATCCCCTGTTTCATAACTGCTACTGCATACTGCTATAGAGCAACTAAATCCAGAAAGGTCTGAACTGCTCTACCTAAGAGGGCTTTTATTATTTTGTTGTCCTTTCACTGTCCTCCCCTTTTGCTTACGTGATGCTACAAAAGAGATTGTCCCTTTTCTCCTACCCAGCTATCCTTTTCAAGCGTAGCCTACAGGATCGTCGCCATCTTTTTGAGCAAAAGGAAATTACTTAAGTAGTTGAGCAAGAAAGTTGAAAACCAAGGTCAAATGAATGTGGGGCCACCCTCTCAACCCATTTTCAGCTGTTGATCACAACAAAATATGTGCCATGATGAATAAGATTAAGGGAGGGGAACAAGAAACAGGTAACTGTTTCTGAAGAGGAGTAGTGTTTTCTTAGAGTGCCTGTTGTTTCTCTCtcgtgaatttagtgctggtggaaAGTGTCTGCTCAGCAGCCCTTGAAAGGGGAGGTCTGGGTTAGTCCAGAGGCAAGGACAATGCAAGTTTCCTCCATACCACCCTCTATGTCTCTAACCTGTTTTAGGGGATCCACCTCCAGGGCTTAGATGGTTGTTAGCTCAGTTTCTACTCCAATTCCATGGCTTTTGTGCTGACATTGACAATAGTACTTAGGGCCAGTTGTGAGAGTTAGTCTTTTTTTAGACTAGATTTGAAACTGTGGGACCTTTTCCTGAAGAAAGCCATTGATGATATGGGAGCGGTGCAGGGATATCTTTAGAACATAGATGTAGTGGGATTCCAGGAGACATTCTGAAAAGGGAATCTTAGTAAAGTTAACACATGGGGAAGACCCaaggcagaagggagagagaattgATGGCTTTGGGGGG
This genomic window from Trachemys scripta elegans isolate TJP31775 chromosome 6, CAS_Tse_1.0, whole genome shotgun sequence contains:
- the ZNF462 gene encoding zinc finger protein 462 isoform X2, with protein sequence MCVCVRTGWCLGVWTWIRDGRDTEERKAPCWHDPGNRVTSFFFFLSFLLSSSSSPGATLVPRPEFPDVKVLSRTMEVLQCDGCDFRAPSYEDLKAHIQDVHTAFLQPTDVSEESPSQPRSGSMNASNQTEVEFSSVKDEFTIADEIAGQNAAQMGTGSYYSHSQSFYSQHMTPNPKPTNKFFQCKFCVRYFRSKNLLIEHTRKVHGTQAGGSSVGPPAAGSLNYNIMMHEGFGKVFSCQFCTYKSPRRARIIKHQKMYHKNNLKESSTPPAAAAAISESASASVPVQESCKELPAEVVERSILESMVKPLTKSRGNFCCEWCSYQTPRRERWCDHMMKKHRSMVKILSSLRQQQDGTGLPDVQNKSAPNSAPNSNYISMNATGREMPNANVSNFRGSMSNSLIRPNSSTSSKFSSVSYPQMKPKSPHNSGMVNLSDRSRYGIADMTNSSADLETNSMLNDSSSDEELNEIDSENGLNSMDHQTSGMSAEQLMGSDGNKLLETKGIPFRRYMNRFQCPFCPFLTMHRRSISRHIENIHLSGKTAVYKCDECPFTCKSSLKLGAHKQCHTGTTSDWDAVNSQSESIASSLNESTVSYESGNINGRKSGGMMESVQQQQQQSPQPHSQHPYKCTLCNYSTTTLKGLRVHQQHKHSFCDNLPKYEGPSSNAPQESEVDAHAASSTVKKSQTSILGLSSKNNFVAKASRKLTNDFPLDLSPVKKRTRIDEIASNLQSKINQNKQQEDAVINVEDDEEEEEDNEVEIEVELDKEEEQTEPLMEVSSSYAPQQMWGRDTNDSQKETNFRNMPHDYNSTNGAEIELTLSEDEEDYYCSSVNMKDHQGPNASLLGSQSSMYGSDQNSENAEFNDSGRLYYCKHCDFSNKSARSVSTHYQRMHPYIKFSFRYILDPNDHSAVYRCLECYIDYTNFEDLQQHYGEHHPEAMNVLNFDHSDLIYRCRFCSYTSPNVRSLMPHYQRMHPTVKINNAMIFSSYVVEQQEGLNAESQTLREILNSAPKTMATSTPVARGAGVPATFNKNASKSFSPECENQKEPSVNSVVVYDCDVCSFASPNMHSVLVHYQKKHPEEKASYFRIQKTMRVVSVDRGSALAQLSFELGTPISPKLSNMASQPPPPPPPPPDLTTELYYCKHCSYSNRSVVGVLVHYQKRHPEIKVTAKYIRQTPPTAAMMRGGEMPPGIQRPPASMQLNRGSSESSVAPLENEMFFCQHCDYGNRTVKGVLIHYQKKHRDFKANADVIRQHTATIRSLCDRGQKKLSSSMPAPTSNAERDKAKLRALKCRQCSYTSPYFYALRKHIKKDHPSLKATVTSILRWAFLDGLIEAGYHCEWCIYSHTEPSGLLVHYQRRHPEHYVDYTYMATKLWAGPDPSPPALVMQSEAKTYKCRDCIFEASSIWDITNHYQAFHPWAMNGDESVLLDIIKEKDAAEKAGTQSDEVGTRVNSEEQITTSQMEQDVDCAEDSSLPQEKNVQLASANPAISSTPYQCTVCQSEYNNLHGLLTHYGKKHPGMKVKAADFAQDIDINPGAVYKCRHCPYINTRIHGVLTHYQKRHPSIKVTAEDFVHDVEQSNDMAQNDVEETSRIFKQGYGAYRCKLCPYTHGTLEKLKIHYEKYHNQPEFDVFAQSPPKVSASMELEGTPEIKASPEIAAEDIGEVTVPASHFSSSHLVSHTVFRCQLCKYFCSTRKGIARHYRIKHNNVRAQPEGKNNLFKCALCSYTNPIRKGLAAHYQKRHDIDAYYTHCLAASRTVSDKPSKVIIPSPPKDTSPQLSEELRRAVEKKKCSLCSFQSFSKKGIVSHYMKRHPGVFPKKQHASKLGGYFTAVYADEHEKQTLGEERNDFEKPEVENEAQEIEWLPFRCIKCFKLSFSTAELLCMHYTDHHSKDLKRDFTILGCGTRSQSSAYQCKHCDSKLHSMAELTSHLNSHNEEFQKRAKRQERRKQLLSKQKYADGAFADFKQERTFGHLEDVSKFKERKVVGYKCKFCVEVHPTLRAICNHLRKHVQYGNVSSVTATVKEAEDSSNTTLEGFEGAKDHGMVEFTEAESGASLEDETRPGGYHCSQCDRVLMSMQGLRSHERSHLALAMFTREDKYSCQYCSFVSAFRHNLDRHMQTHHGHHKPFRCKLCPFKSSYNSRLKTHILKAHAGEHAYKCSSCSFSTMTISQLKEHSLKVHGKALTLPRPRIVSLVASLAQHASKNHTPAEEVEDSNDSSYSEPPDVQQQLNHYQSAALARNNNNISPIPLSGAAAGAEQKTEAILNCEFCEFSSGYIQSIRRHYRDKHGGKKLFKCKDCSFYTGFKSAFTMHVEAGHSAVPEEGPKDLRCPLCLYHTKYKRNMIDHIVLHREERVVPIEVCRSKLSKYLQGVVFRCDKCTFTCSSDESLQQHIEKHNELKPYKCQLCYYETKHTEELDTHLRDEHKVSRNFELVGRVNLDQLEQMKGKTESSSSDEEEKEEEMSPKTEERDSMMFSDSGAPEKRFPCEFCGRSFTEGSEWERHVLRHGMALNESKRGISEDDQPKENTEEDVKVPSAEEKESSEEMVDFSHKNETAVLGVAADKSLQENTEAKNE
- the ZNF462 gene encoding zinc finger protein 462 isoform X1, encoding MCVCVRTGWCLGVWTWIRDGRDTEERKAPCWHDPGNRVTSFFFFLSFLLSSSSSPGATLVPRPEFPDVKVLSRTMEVLQCDGCDFRAPSYEDLKAHIQDVHTAFLQPTDVSEESPSQPRSGSMNASNQTEVEFSSVKDEFTIADEIAGQNAAQMGTGSYYSHSQSFYSQHMTPNPKPTNKFFQCKFCVRYFRSKNLLIEHTRKVHGTQAGGSSVGPPAAGSLNYNIMMHEGFGKVFSCQFCTYKSPRRARIIKHQKMYHKNNLKESSTPPAAAAAISESASASVPVQESCKELPAEVVERSILESMVKPLTKSRGNFCCEWCSYQTPRRERWCDHMMKKHRSMVKILSSLRQQQDGTGLPDVQNKSAPNSAPNSNYISMNATGREMPNANVSNFRGSMSNSLIRPNSSTSSKFSSVSYPQMKPKSPHNSGMVNLSDRSRYGIADMTNSSADLETNSMLNDSSSDEELNEIDSENGLNSMDHQTSGMSAEQLMGSDGNKLLETKGIPFRRYMNRFQCPFCPFLTMHRRSISRHIENIHLSGKTAVYKCDECPFTCKSSLKLGAHKQCHTGTTSDWDAVNSQSESIASSLNESTVSYESGNINGRKSGGMMESVQQQQQQSPQPHSQHPYKCTLCNYSTTTLKGLRVHQQHKHSFCDNLPKYEGPSSNAPQESEVDAHAASSTVKKSQTSILGLSSKNNFVAKASRKLTNDFPLDLSPVKKRTRIDEIASNLQSKINQNKQQEDAVINVEDDEEEEEDNEVEIEVELDKEEEQTEPLMEVSSSYAPQQMWGRDTNDSQKETNFRNMPHDYNSTNGAEIELTLSEDEEDYYCSSVNMKDHQGPNASLLGSQSSMYGSDQNSENAEFNDSGRLYYCKHCDFSNKSARSVSTHYQRMHPYIKFSFRYILDPNDHSAVYRCLECYIDYTNFEDLQQHYGEHHPEAMNVLNFDHSDLIYRCRFCSYTSPNVRSLMPHYQRMHPTVKINNAMIFSSYVVEQQEGLNAESQTLREILNSAPKTMATSTPVARGAGVPATFNKNASKSFSPECENQKEPSVNSVVVYDCDVCSFASPNMHSVLVHYQKKHPEEKASYFRIQKTMRVVSVDRGSALAQLSFELGTPISPKLSNMASQPPPPPPPPPDLTTELYYCKHCSYSNRSVVGVLVHYQKRHPEIKVTAKYIRQTPPTAAMMRGGEMPPGIQRPPASMQLNRGSSESSVAPLENEMFFCQHCDYGNRTVKGVLIHYQKKHRDFKANADVIRQHTATIRSLCDRGQKKLSSSMPAPTSNAERDKAKLRALKCRQCSYTSPYFYALRKHIKKDHPSLKATVTSILRWAFLDGLIEAGYHCEWCIYSHTEPSGLLVHYQRRHPEHYVDYTYMATKLWAGPDPSPPALVMQSEAKTYKCRDCIFEASSIWDITNHYQAFHPWAMNGDESVLLDIIKEKDAAEKAGTQSDEVGTRVNSEEQITTSQMEQDVDCAEDSSLPQEKNVQLASANPAISSTPYQCTVCQSEYNNLHGLLTHYGKKHPGMKVKAADFAQDIDINPGAVYKCRHCPYINTRIHGVLTHYQKRHPSIKVTAEDFVHDVEQSNDMAQNDVEETSRIFKQGYGAYRCKLCPYTHGTLEKLKIHYEKYHNQPEFDVFAQSPPKVSASMELEGTPEIKASPEIAAEDIGEVTVPASHFSSSHLVSHTVFRCQLCKYFCSTRKGIARHYRIKHNNVRAQPEGKNNLFKCALCSYTNPIRKGLAAHYQKRHDIDAYYTHCLAASRTVSDKPSKVIIPSPPKDTSPQLSEELRRAVEKKKCSLCSFQSFSKKGIVSHYMKRHPGVFPKKQHASKLGGYFTAVYADEHEKQTLGEERNDFEKPEVENEAQEIEWLPFRCIKCFKLSFSTAELLCMHYTDHHSKDLKRDFTILGCGTRSQSSAYQCKHCDSKLHSMAELTSHLNSHNEEFQKRAKRQERRKQLLSKQKYADGAFADFKQERTFGHLEDVSKFKERKVVGYKCKFCVEVHPTLRAICNHLRKHVQYGNVSSVTATVKQEAEDSSNTTLEGFEGAKDHGMVEFTEAESGASLEDETRPGGYHCSQCDRVLMSMQGLRSHERSHLALAMFTREDKYSCQYCSFVSAFRHNLDRHMQTHHGHHKPFRCKLCPFKSSYNSRLKTHILKAHAGEHAYKCSSCSFSTMTISQLKEHSLKVHGKALTLPRPRIVSLVASLAQHASKNHTPAEEVEDSNDSSYSEPPDVQQQLNHYQSAALARNNNNISPIPLSGAAAGAEQKTEAILNCEFCEFSSGYIQSIRRHYRDKHGGKKLFKCKDCSFYTGFKSAFTMHVEAGHSAVPEEGPKDLRCPLCLYHTKYKRNMIDHIVLHREERVVPIEVCRSKLSKYLQGVVFRCDKCTFTCSSDESLQQHIEKHNELKPYKCQLCYYETKHTEELDTHLRDEHKVSRNFELVGRVNLDQLEQMKGKTESSSSDEEEKEEEMSPKTEERDSMMFSDSGAPEKRFPCEFCGRSFTEGSEWERHVLRHGMALNESKRGISEDDQPKENTEEDVKVPSAEEKESSEEMVDFSHKNETAVLGVAADKSLQENTEAKNE